From one Lycium ferocissimum isolate CSIRO_LF1 chromosome 7, AGI_CSIRO_Lferr_CH_V1, whole genome shotgun sequence genomic stretch:
- the LOC132064410 gene encoding S-adenosylmethionine synthase 1, with protein sequence METFLFTSESVNEGHPDKLCDQISDAILDACLEQDPESKVACETCTKTNLVMVFGEITTKAVVDYEKIVRDTCRNIGFVSDDVGLDADNCKVLVYIEQQSPDIAQGVHGHLTKRPEEIGAGDQGHMFGYATDETPELMPLSHVLATKIGARLTEVRKNGTCPWLRPDGKTQVTVEYYNDNGAMVPVRVHTVLISTQHDETVTNDEIARDLKEHVIKPVIPEKYLDEKTIFHLNPSGRFVIGGPHGDAGLTGRKIIIDTYGGWGAHGGGAFSGKDPTKVDRSGAYIVRQAAKSIVASGLARRCIVQVSYAIGVPEPLSVFVDTYGTGKIPDREILKIVKENFDFRPGMMSINLDLKRGGNRFLKTAAYGHFGRDDADFTWEVVKPLKWEKPQD encoded by the coding sequence ATGGAAACTTTCCTATTCACCTCCGAGTCTGTGAACGAGGGTCACCCAGACAAGCTCTGTGATCAGATCTCTGATGCAATTCTCGATGCTTGCCTTGAGCAAGATCCCGAGAGCAAGGTTGCATGTGAAACTTGCACCAAGACTAACTTGGTCATGGTCTTTGGTGAGATCACAACCAAGGCTGTTGTAGACTATGAGAAGATTGTGCGTGACACATGCCGAAATATTGGATTCGTTTCTGATGATGTTGGTCTTGATGCCGACAACTGCAAGGTCCTTGTTTACATTGAGCAGCAAAGTCCTGATATTGCTCAAGGTGTCCATGGCCATCTAACTAAACGCCCGGAGGAGATTGGTGCTGGTGACCAGGGTCACATGTTTGGATATGCCACCGATGAGACCCCTGAATTGATGCCTCTTAGCCATGTGCTTGCGACTAAAATTGGTGCCCGCCTTACTGAAGTCCGCAAGAATGGTACCTGCCCCTGGTTGAGGCCCGATGGCAAGACTCAAGTTACTGTTGAGTACTACAATGACAATGGTGCCATGGTTCCAGTTAGGGTCCACACTGTTCTTATCTCCACTCAACATGATGAGACCGTTACAAATGACGAGATTGCCCGCGACCTTAAGGAGCATGTCATCAAGCCAGTCATCCCAGAGAAGTACCTTGACGAGAAGACAATCTTCCACCTTAACCCGTCAGGCCGGTTTGTTATTGGTGGACCTCATGGTGATGCTGGTCTCACTGGTCGTAAAATCATCATTGACACCTATGGAGGTTGGGGTGCCCATGGTGGTGGTGCTTTCTCAGGAAAAGACCCAACCAAGGTAGACAGAAGTGGGGCCTACATCGTAAGGCAGGCTGCCAAGAGTATTGTAGCTAGTGGACTCGCTCGCAGATGCATCGTGCAGGTCTCTTATGCCATCGGTGTGCCTGAGCCATTGTCCGTATTTGTTGACACCTATGGCACGGGAAAGATCCCCGACAGGGAAATACTGAAGATAGTTAAGGAGAACTTCGATTTCAGACCTGGAATGATGTCTATTAACTTGGATTTAAAGAGGGGTGGcaatagattcttgaaaactgcTGCCTATGGTCACTTCGGACGTGATGACGCTGATTTCACATGGGAAGTTGTCAAGCCCCTCAAGTGGGAGAAGCCCCAAGACTAA
- the LOC132062713 gene encoding peroxidase 5-like yields MMKSDGAKLSTLLILFFTVLTLANASFASLKFGYYHSSCPHAEAIVRKAVNKAVSRNPGLGAGIIRMHFHDCFVRGCDASILLDSTPENPAEKDNPANNPSLRGYEVIDEAKAELESICPQTVSCSDIIAFAARDSAFKLGGIRYSVPAGRRDGRVSIKDEPNEHLPPFTLNARELEENFAKKGLSLDEMVTLSGAHSIGRTHCSSFADRLYSFNSTRPQDPTMDPRLAKQLRKRCPNPFDSGVDPTLPLDVVTPNRLDNKYYVNLKNNRGLLTSDQTLWSSPSTARMVRSNAIHGANWARNFAAAMVKMGSIDVVSGMQGEIRKNCRVVN; encoded by the exons ATGATGAAGAGTGACGGAGCTAAATTGTCAACTTTATTGATCTTATTTTTCACTGTTTTAACATTGGCAAATGCTTCATTTGCATCTCTTAAGTTTGGTTACTACCATTCAAGTTGTCCACATGCAGAAGCCATTGTGAGAAAAGCAGTGAACAAAGCTGTGTCTCGTAACCCTGGCCTTGGCGCTGGCATCATCAGGATGCATTTCCATGACTGTTTTGTTAGG GGATGTGATGCCTCAATCCTTTTGGATTCAACCCCAGAGAATCCAGCAGAGAAAGACAATCCAGCAAACAATCCGAGCTTACGAGGCTATGAAGTGATCGACGAGGCAAAAGCTGAACTAGAATCAATTTGCCCACAAACAGTTTCTTGCTCAGATATAATTGCATTTGCTGCAAGAGATAGTGCATTTAAGCTTGGAGGCATTAGATATTCAGTTCCAGCAGGTCGTCGAGACGGAAGAGTATCCATTAAAGATGAACCAAACGAACACCTTCCACCATTCACCTTAAATGCTAGAGAGCTTGAAGAAAATTTCGCGAAAAAAGGACTTTCTTTAGATGAAATGGTCACACTTTCTGGTGCACATTCTATTGGAAGAACTCATTGTTCTTCCTTTGCCGATAGACTTTACTCTTTCAATTCTACTCGCCCGCAAGATCCCACAATGGATCCTAGATTAGCAAAACAATTGAGGAAGAGATGTCCGAATCCTTTTGACTCTGGGGTTGATCCAACTCTTCCACTTGATGTTGTTACACCAAACAGGTTGGACAACAAGTACTATGTCAATTTGAAGAATAATAGGGGATTGTTAACCTCGGATCAGACGCTATGGAGTAGTCCTTCAACGGCTAGGATGGTAAGGAGTAACGCGATTCATGGTGCAAATTGGGCTCGTAATTTTGCAGCTGCGATGGTGAAAATGGGATCCATAGACGTTGTGAGTGGCATGCAGGGAGAGATCAGGAAGAACTGCAGGGTTGTGAATTAA